One stretch of Xiphophorus hellerii strain 12219 chromosome 21, Xiphophorus_hellerii-4.1, whole genome shotgun sequence DNA includes these proteins:
- the LOC116711797 gene encoding protein RMD9-like, mitochondrial — MVNAYRNFLSSRFKNLPRIPACLLRRFHRPHLAPTTRDSALHSLAPDPGNSSPRSERSTPNATWSGDPRPPAEVQRTEYNLSCCK, encoded by the exons ATGGTTAACGCATACCG GAATTTTTTGTCTTCACGTTTCAAGAACTTGCCGAGAATACCTGCCTGCCTGCTCCGCCGTTTCCACCGACCCCATCTCGCTCCTACTACCCGCGATTCCGCCTTGCACTCCCTCGCGCCGGACCCTGGCAACTCATCCCCACGCTCTGAAAGATCCACGCCAAAT GCCACCTGGTCGGGCGACCCTCGCCCTCCTGCCGAAGTCCAGAGAACTGAATATAATTTGTCCTGTTGTAAATAA